Proteins found in one Fundidesulfovibrio terrae genomic segment:
- the flgN gene encoding flagellar export chaperone FlgN — translation MTQRILENLSRQYQALKVLNHLQEEEFTHLKEFRPQSVGALEFSIHELMRQLMVERQDVRRMVREVNPGAARLADLSELFGEQWGKAQALLDQIDRLEQVCAKQAEKSYTLALALYDQSSGYVDFFKDKLTPVKHSYGRQGVFAKTKPAPAMLRGAL, via the coding sequence ATGACCCAGCGCATTCTGGAAAATCTTTCCCGGCAATATCAGGCCCTGAAAGTGTTGAACCATCTTCAGGAGGAAGAGTTTACCCACCTGAAGGAGTTCAGGCCCCAGTCCGTGGGCGCGCTGGAATTCTCCATCCACGAACTCATGCGCCAGCTCATGGTCGAGCGCCAGGACGTGCGGCGCATGGTGCGCGAAGTGAACCCCGGCGCTGCCCGCCTGGCGGATCTTTCCGAACTCTTCGGCGAACAGTGGGGCAAGGCCCAGGCGCTGCTCGATCAGATCGACCGCCTGGAACAGGTTTGCGCCAAGCAGGCCGAGAAGAGCTACACCCTGGCCCTGGCCCTGTACGACCAGTCCAGCGGGTACGTGGATTTCTTCAAGGATAAGCTCACTCCGGTGAAGCACTCCTATGGTCGCCAGGGCGTGTTCGCCAAGACCAAGCCCGCCCCGGCCATGTTGAGGGGGGCCCTGTAA
- the rimP gene encoding ribosome maturation factor RimP, which produces MTQPFAESLGLSLWGIEIAGGSGRPVLRIYIDGPEGVDVEQCAKVSRQLAVALDVEELMHGAYDLEVSSPGLERRFFELSQLAPYAGQELDVTLAEPLSGRKRFKGTLASLDGEVLTLECEGAVVSFPWSDVSKARLVYTFETPEESKAKARAKGKKTFKADKPAPRDDGA; this is translated from the coding sequence TTGACCCAACCCTTCGCCGAAAGCCTCGGTCTCTCCTTGTGGGGAATCGAGATCGCCGGAGGTTCGGGGCGTCCCGTCCTGCGCATCTACATAGACGGCCCCGAGGGGGTCGACGTGGAGCAGTGCGCGAAGGTGAGCCGCCAGCTCGCAGTGGCCCTCGACGTCGAGGAGCTCATGCACGGAGCCTACGACCTGGAGGTCTCCTCCCCCGGGCTCGAACGCCGCTTCTTCGAGCTTTCCCAACTCGCTCCCTACGCGGGCCAGGAGCTGGACGTGACCCTGGCCGAGCCGCTCTCAGGCCGCAAGCGCTTCAAGGGGACCCTCGCTTCCCTGGACGGCGAGGTGCTGACCCTCGAGTGCGAGGGGGCCGTCGTCAGCTTCCCCTGGAGCGACGTGTCCAAGGCCCGGCTGGTGTATACTTTCGAGACGCCCGAGGAGTCCAAGGCGAAAGCCAGGGCCAAGGGCAAAAAGACTTTCAAGGCTGACAAACCGGCCCCGCGCGACGACGGCGCGTAG
- the flgK gene encoding flagellar hook-associated protein FlgK produces the protein MPGIESLLNIGQKALNASQVGIQVTGQNVANVNTVGYSRQSVVFSDDIYIDTSPGQLGTGVQVTEIQRMFDKFIESSYNEKASSAERYNMLNQMMSTVEATFNEANANGISDALTKFFQDWQNLSLDPSNYPQRQNVVSDTQTLMSIIHQAASDLDTAQKQANDYITQDVGQANQLIQDIAGINKQLAIHDNPTSQNANGLYDQRAQKVRALAQIMDINMIDNGGQNITITDKAGHTLVDGVNTYELKLETNKVIKNLTPGSAFDGNVSFSGSDDFEYTVRVVQGGDVSSGASAAQYQVSLDGGQTWLRSDSGAIKTFSARPESLSTQVGNLKIYFGQLSNSDLTPTGQLQAGDTFTIVPKTGLFWYQSASTPINITPQIYSNGQDNPTRVVGGSLAGEFQLRDYNVGRYKQRLDALAKTIIWETNRIHSQGAGTKMFTDVTGTYQARSSSIALGSDSSGLTFASKLTSGASSMYIYNSATGQLVSNSFLDFDTSTAGLQLFNPHLHTLSDVAGAVNNTFGNFLTATVVNNKLQINAKAGYTFGFGTDATGLWAALGVNTFFDGDTARTMVLNAKCASDTGYLNAGHINGAGEANSGDNLTALNISGLSTKAVTIRTTFDAPSSQSISAYYSSLVGVVGVDTENAKFNYDYQNSLAKDLNNRQLEVSGVNLDEEMSNLVKFQHSYQAAAKMISTADQMWQTVLGLKQ, from the coding sequence ATGCCCGGCATCGAATCACTGCTCAATATCGGCCAGAAGGCCCTGAACGCCTCCCAGGTAGGCATCCAGGTCACCGGCCAGAACGTGGCCAACGTCAATACCGTTGGATATTCGCGCCAGAGCGTCGTCTTCTCGGACGACATCTACATCGACACCTCCCCTGGCCAGTTGGGCACCGGCGTCCAGGTGACCGAAATCCAGAGGATGTTCGACAAGTTCATCGAGAGCTCCTACAACGAAAAGGCCTCCTCGGCCGAGCGCTACAACATGCTCAACCAGATGATGAGCACCGTCGAGGCCACCTTCAACGAAGCCAACGCCAACGGCATATCCGACGCCTTGACCAAATTTTTCCAGGACTGGCAGAACCTGAGCCTGGATCCGTCCAACTACCCGCAGCGCCAGAACGTGGTGTCCGACACCCAGACGCTCATGTCCATCATCCACCAGGCCGCCTCGGACCTGGACACCGCCCAGAAGCAGGCCAACGATTACATCACCCAGGACGTGGGCCAGGCCAACCAGCTGATCCAGGACATCGCGGGCATCAACAAGCAGCTGGCCATCCACGACAACCCGACCTCCCAGAACGCCAACGGCCTCTACGACCAGCGCGCCCAGAAGGTCCGCGCCCTGGCCCAGATCATGGACATCAACATGATCGACAACGGCGGCCAGAACATCACCATCACCGACAAGGCCGGGCACACCCTGGTGGACGGCGTGAACACCTACGAACTCAAGCTCGAAACCAACAAGGTCATCAAGAACCTGACTCCGGGCTCGGCGTTCGACGGCAACGTCTCCTTCTCCGGCTCCGACGATTTCGAGTACACCGTGCGGGTGGTGCAGGGCGGCGATGTCTCTTCCGGCGCTTCCGCCGCCCAGTACCAGGTTTCGCTTGATGGAGGCCAGACGTGGCTGCGCAGCGACTCCGGGGCCATCAAGACCTTCTCCGCGCGCCCCGAGAGCCTGTCCACCCAGGTGGGCAACCTGAAGATCTACTTCGGCCAGCTCTCCAACTCGGACCTGACCCCCACCGGCCAGCTCCAGGCGGGCGACACCTTCACCATCGTGCCCAAGACCGGCCTGTTCTGGTATCAGTCGGCGTCCACGCCCATCAACATCACGCCCCAGATCTATTCAAACGGCCAGGACAACCCCACCCGCGTGGTGGGAGGCAGCCTCGCCGGCGAGTTCCAGCTCAGGGACTACAACGTGGGGCGCTACAAGCAGCGCCTGGACGCCCTGGCCAAGACCATCATCTGGGAAACCAACCGCATCCACAGCCAGGGCGCGGGCACCAAGATGTTCACCGACGTCACCGGCACCTACCAGGCCAGGTCCTCCAGCATTGCCCTGGGGTCGGACTCCTCAGGGCTGACCTTCGCCTCGAAGCTCACCTCCGGCGCGTCCTCCATGTACATCTACAATTCCGCCACCGGCCAGCTGGTCTCCAACAGCTTCCTGGATTTCGACACGTCCACGGCCGGGCTGCAGCTCTTCAACCCCCACCTGCACACCCTTTCGGACGTGGCCGGGGCCGTCAACAACACCTTCGGCAACTTCCTGACGGCCACCGTGGTCAACAACAAGCTGCAGATCAACGCCAAGGCCGGATACACCTTCGGCTTCGGCACCGACGCCACGGGTCTGTGGGCGGCGCTCGGGGTCAACACCTTCTTCGACGGCGACACGGCCCGCACCATGGTGCTCAACGCCAAGTGCGCGTCCGACACGGGCTACCTGAACGCGGGGCACATCAACGGGGCGGGGGAGGCCAACTCGGGCGACAACCTCACGGCGCTCAACATCTCCGGGCTCAGCACGAAGGCCGTGACCATCCGCACCACCTTCGACGCCCCCAGCTCCCAGTCCATATCGGCCTACTACAGCAGCCTGGTGGGCGTGGTGGGCGTGGACACCGAGAACGCCAAGTTCAACTACGACTACCAGAACTCGCTGGCCAAGGACCTGAACAACCGCCAGTTGGAAGTGTCGGGCGTGAACCTGGACGAGGAAATGTCCAACCTTGTGAAATTCCAGCACTCCTATCAGGCGGCCGCCAAGATGATCTCCACGGCCGACCAGATGTGGCAGACCGTGCTCGGGCTCAAGCAGTAA
- the flgL gene encoding flagellar hook-associated protein FlgL — protein sequence MGYRVAQQMIYTNSLNNMNSTLTQLMESNMQAASQKKVNRPSDDPVGMTRILNDRSSLAAIDQYKTNISMANGWLNLADSTMVQVNTVITRVKELAEQAATGTLSADNRSQIASEARQLFKQLVGMANTQFNGNSIFAGQKITDPPYSETLALTTNQQGVVSNAGYKIDGFAETTSLVQFTTSGTLSAGSTYRYSTDGGSTWTQGTVSDPGPPSRFQLSLGGVTLELDRNTSVVATSATNYNDTSGTWMWVRPTAQYKGDDEDNISVDPLRGMGSTVTGSAQGVFGDNVIVRIDSSGTLASNVSYSYSLDGGVSWRQSNSSTPDAMASAASLNLPGGVLTLHSNSGNQLFAGNMFVVRPRKALINFDISPTERVAVNGIGKNIFGGIYKDPASNAARPVVIAGYSNATNLFETVGKLVGFLETNNQSGVQQSLADLRSSSQTVLNYAADVGARENRLQVASGVLDNLKDNQTTQLSNTEDVDISELMTKLAQQQLAYQSVLKSTSMIMNLSLMNYL from the coding sequence ATGGGATATCGCGTCGCCCAGCAGATGATCTATACCAACAGCCTGAACAACATGAACTCCACGCTGACCCAGCTGATGGAGTCCAACATGCAGGCTGCCAGCCAGAAGAAGGTCAACAGGCCCTCGGACGATCCCGTGGGCATGACCCGCATCCTGAACGACCGCAGCAGCCTGGCCGCCATCGACCAGTACAAGACCAACATTTCCATGGCCAACGGCTGGCTCAACCTGGCCGACAGCACCATGGTGCAGGTGAACACGGTCATCACCCGGGTGAAGGAACTGGCCGAGCAGGCGGCCACCGGAACGCTTTCCGCCGACAACCGGTCCCAGATCGCCTCCGAGGCCCGCCAGCTGTTCAAGCAGCTGGTGGGCATGGCCAACACCCAGTTCAACGGCAACAGCATCTTCGCCGGGCAGAAGATCACGGACCCGCCTTACAGCGAAACCCTCGCGTTGACCACCAACCAGCAGGGCGTGGTCTCCAACGCGGGCTACAAGATCGACGGCTTCGCCGAAACCACATCCCTGGTGCAGTTCACCACCTCGGGGACTCTGTCCGCGGGCAGCACCTACCGGTATTCCACCGACGGCGGCTCCACCTGGACCCAGGGGACCGTGAGCGACCCCGGCCCGCCGAGCAGGTTCCAGCTGTCGCTTGGCGGCGTGACCCTGGAACTCGACCGGAACACCAGCGTGGTGGCCACCAGCGCAACCAATTACAACGACACCTCCGGCACCTGGATGTGGGTGCGCCCCACCGCCCAGTACAAGGGCGACGACGAGGACAACATCTCGGTCGACCCTCTGCGCGGCATGGGCTCCACCGTGACCGGCTCGGCCCAGGGCGTGTTCGGCGACAACGTCATCGTGCGCATCGACAGCTCCGGAACCCTGGCCTCCAACGTTTCCTACTCCTACAGCCTGGACGGCGGCGTGAGCTGGCGGCAATCCAACAGCTCGACGCCCGACGCCATGGCCAGCGCGGCCAGCCTGAACCTGCCCGGCGGCGTGCTCACCCTGCATTCCAACAGCGGCAACCAGCTCTTCGCGGGCAATATGTTCGTGGTGCGCCCACGCAAGGCGCTCATCAATTTCGACATCTCCCCCACCGAGCGCGTCGCGGTCAACGGCATCGGCAAGAACATCTTCGGCGGCATCTACAAGGACCCCGCCAGCAACGCGGCCCGGCCCGTGGTCATCGCAGGCTACTCCAACGCCACAAACCTCTTCGAGACCGTGGGCAAGCTGGTGGGCTTCCTGGAGACCAACAACCAGTCCGGCGTGCAGCAGTCCCTGGCGGACCTGCGCAGTTCCAGCCAGACCGTCCTCAACTACGCCGCCGACGTGGGCGCGCGCGAGAACCGTCTGCAGGTGGCCTCCGGAGTGCTGGACAACCTCAAGGACAACCAGACGACGCAGCTCTCCAACACTGAAGACGTGGACATTTCGGAGCTGATGACCAAGCTCGCCCAGCAACAGTTGGCCTATCAGTCCGTGCTCAAATCCACATCCATGATCATGAATTTGAGCCTGATGAACTATCTGTAG
- a CDS encoding flagellar basal body L-ring protein FlgH, which translates to MNTNKTSRLAAWAVCALAATSAACAPPAQKQPNPMSSLTPPVMQAPSPVSNPGSLYSQAAQPNYLYEDNRARRIGDIVMVNVIEKSDAKNKSKTKSNGKNTTDMEVANYFTNHSITPIPGNSMIKGATGLDIAGAVGMKGYVGTGAPVVSTTRNNQFDSDGETDRSSSVTYTIGCRVVNILPGGVMQVEGARQVRVNDDTQIMVVRGLLRPMDVGPDNTVSSSALAEAQIDMYGTGVLADRQKPGWLSRILDNIWPF; encoded by the coding sequence ATGAACACGAACAAGACATCGCGCCTGGCCGCCTGGGCCGTGTGCGCCCTGGCCGCCACCAGCGCCGCCTGCGCGCCGCCCGCCCAGAAGCAGCCCAACCCCATGTCCTCGCTGACGCCGCCGGTGATGCAGGCTCCGTCCCCGGTCAGCAACCCCGGGTCGCTCTATTCCCAGGCGGCCCAGCCCAACTATCTGTACGAGGACAACCGGGCCAGGCGCATCGGCGACATCGTCATGGTCAACGTGATCGAGAAGTCCGACGCCAAGAACAAGTCCAAGACCAAGTCCAACGGCAAGAACACCACGGACATGGAAGTGGCCAACTATTTCACCAACCACTCCATCACCCCCATACCGGGCAACAGCATGATCAAGGGGGCCACGGGCCTCGACATCGCCGGAGCGGTCGGCATGAAGGGCTATGTGGGCACTGGCGCTCCCGTGGTGAGCACCACCCGCAACAACCAGTTCGACTCGGACGGGGAAACCGACCGCTCGTCCTCGGTCACCTACACCATCGGGTGCCGGGTGGTGAACATCCTCCCGGGCGGGGTGATGCAGGTGGAAGGCGCGCGCCAGGTGCGCGTCAACGACGACACCCAGATCATGGTTGTGCGCGGGCTTCTGCGCCCCATGGACGTGGGTCCGGACAACACCGTCAGTTCCTCGGCGTTAGCCGAGGCCCAGATCGACATGTACGGCACGGGCGTCCTGGCCGACCGTCAGAAACCCGGCTGGCTCTCGAGGATTCTGGACAACATTTGGCCGTTCTAG
- a CDS encoding flagellar basal body P-ring protein FlgI: MYRRRFSILLLTALILAALGSGEGRAARIKDVASFSGVRTNQLVGYGLVVGLGGTGDKRGSDFTIQSIWNMLDKMGVRVDKKTLRPANVAAVMVTCQMSATSRPGSKIDVTVSSLGDASSLVGGVLLMTPMKGVDGEIYALAQGPVAVGGYQASGAAASATKNVTTVASVPGGANVERSVPFDFNGQHDLTINLGYADFTTAMSVVKKINQTLGGGLARAVDASTVKLEIPEQFKGNMVPLMATIENLEITTDNKAKVVVDEKTGTVVVGLNVKLTRAAVTHGNLQITVSESADVSQPLPFAPVGAQTVVTPQTNVSTSEENRQLRMVEGATLQELVEGLNVLKSTPRDLISILKTLKASGSLQADLEVI, encoded by the coding sequence ATGTACAGGCGAAGATTTTCCATACTGCTGCTGACGGCCCTGATTCTGGCCGCCCTGGGCTCCGGGGAGGGGCGGGCGGCCAGGATCAAGGACGTGGCCTCGTTCTCGGGCGTGCGCACCAACCAGCTGGTGGGCTACGGCCTGGTGGTCGGCCTTGGCGGTACGGGCGACAAGCGCGGGTCCGACTTCACCATCCAGTCCATATGGAACATGCTCGACAAGATGGGCGTGCGCGTGGACAAGAAGACCCTGCGCCCGGCCAACGTGGCCGCGGTCATGGTCACCTGCCAGATGTCCGCCACGTCCAGGCCCGGCTCCAAGATCGACGTCACCGTGTCGTCGCTCGGCGACGCCTCCAGCCTGGTTGGCGGCGTGCTTCTCATGACGCCCATGAAGGGCGTCGACGGCGAGATCTACGCCCTGGCCCAGGGGCCGGTGGCCGTCGGCGGCTACCAGGCGTCGGGCGCGGCGGCCTCGGCCACCAAGAACGTCACCACCGTGGCCTCCGTCCCCGGCGGGGCCAACGTCGAGCGCTCTGTTCCCTTCGATTTCAACGGCCAGCACGACCTGACCATCAACCTGGGGTACGCCGACTTCACCACCGCCATGTCCGTGGTGAAGAAGATCAACCAGACCCTGGGCGGCGGGCTCGCCCGCGCCGTGGACGCCTCCACCGTGAAGCTGGAGATTCCCGAACAGTTCAAGGGCAACATGGTGCCGCTCATGGCCACCATCGAGAACCTGGAGATCACCACCGACAACAAGGCCAAGGTGGTGGTGGACGAGAAGACCGGCACCGTGGTGGTGGGGCTCAACGTGAAGCTCACCCGCGCCGCCGTGACCCACGGCAACCTCCAGATCACCGTGTCGGAATCCGCCGACGTGTCCCAGCCGCTGCCCTTCGCCCCGGTGGGAGCGCAGACCGTGGTCACGCCGCAGACCAACGTGTCCACCAGCGAGGAGAACCGCCAGCTGCGCATGGTGGAAGGCGCCACCCTGCAGGAGCTGGTGGAGGGCCTGAACGTGCTCAAGTCCACCCCTCGCGACCTGATCAGCATCCTGAAGACCCTCAAGGCCTCCGGATCGCTGCAGGCCGACCTGGAGGTCATATAA
- a CDS encoding peptidoglycan DD-metalloendopeptidase family protein: MSLTPDIAAQASLATDARNASRAQGLASRLGAAQTSGKAPAKAFGKILESVTPEKAEQAGMEGEALRTLTVQAQNKRMNPGPSEEKKAREAFEGFESVFIGQMIKEMRKTVPKDGLLHSSQEDQYVSMFDEELSKTLTKQGGIGLADFMQRQLAMSATAKSQQRVAGPASQQGLRMSSSDSMAVKADPKRLGQGLRDKLMNALRPQGLSGGQQTIPAPEALKPGTASGGAPSATPGAANPQAPAAAGRTQASSLQGTPSQHLGAPGAQYLVGEDAKLADAQGSYWPVDGEVSSDFGWRKDPFTGQRAWHSGLDIAAPEGTPVRCWKGGTVAFSGQMHGYGNLVVVEHADGSRSFYGHNKGNAVAVGQAVKAGQVLAQVGQTGRATGPHLHFEVRVDDRAVDPSKLGGARLAAAPEPEVAVPVL, from the coding sequence ATGAGCCTGACCCCGGACATCGCCGCCCAGGCATCCCTAGCCACGGACGCCCGCAACGCGTCCCGGGCCCAGGGGCTGGCCTCGCGCCTGGGCGCGGCGCAGACGTCCGGGAAGGCTCCGGCCAAGGCCTTCGGCAAGATTCTCGAATCCGTGACCCCGGAAAAGGCCGAACAGGCCGGCATGGAGGGCGAAGCCCTCAGGACGCTCACCGTGCAGGCCCAGAACAAGCGCATGAACCCCGGTCCCAGCGAGGAGAAAAAGGCCCGGGAAGCCTTCGAGGGCTTCGAGTCCGTGTTCATCGGCCAAATGATCAAGGAGATGCGCAAGACCGTGCCCAAGGACGGCCTGCTGCACAGCTCCCAGGAAGACCAGTACGTCTCCATGTTCGACGAGGAACTCTCCAAGACCCTCACCAAACAGGGCGGCATCGGACTGGCCGATTTCATGCAGCGCCAGCTGGCCATGAGCGCTACGGCCAAATCCCAGCAGCGGGTGGCCGGGCCGGCCTCCCAGCAGGGCTTGCGCATGTCCTCCTCAGACAGCATGGCCGTCAAGGCCGACCCCAAGCGCCTCGGCCAGGGACTGCGCGACAAGCTGATGAATGCGCTCAGGCCCCAGGGGCTCTCCGGCGGACAGCAGACCATTCCCGCCCCCGAGGCGCTCAAGCCGGGCACGGCTTCCGGGGGAGCCCCGTCCGCGACGCCCGGAGCGGCGAATCCCCAGGCTCCGGCCGCGGCGGGCCGCACCCAGGCGAGTTCCCTCCAGGGAACTCCTTCCCAGCATCTGGGCGCTCCCGGGGCGCAGTACCTTGTCGGCGAGGACGCCAAACTGGCCGATGCGCAGGGCTCGTACTGGCCCGTGGACGGCGAGGTCAGCTCGGATTTCGGCTGGCGCAAGGATCCTTTCACCGGGCAGCGCGCCTGGCACAGCGGCCTGGACATCGCCGCGCCCGAGGGAACTCCGGTGCGTTGCTGGAAGGGCGGCACGGTGGCCTTCTCCGGCCAGATGCACGGCTACGGCAACCTGGTGGTGGTGGAGCACGCCGACGGATCGCGCAGCTTCTACGGCCACAACAAGGGCAACGCCGTTGCGGTGGGGCAGGCGGTGAAGGCTGGTCAGGTACTTGCACAAGTCGGTCAGACGGGCAGGGCCACCGGGCCGCACCTGCACTTCGAGGTGCGGGTGGACGACAGGGCGGTGGACCCGTCGAAACTAGGCGGAGCAAGGCTCGCGGCCGCCCCGGAACCTGAAGTAGCGGTTCCGGTCCTCTAA
- the flgG gene encoding flagellar basal-body rod protein FlgG, with translation MMRSLYTATTGMVAMQLQIDTMSNNLANVNTLGFKKSRAEFEDLMYQTLNVAGTENAGGSRLPTGLQVGMGVRPTTVHKFFQQGDFQNTGNQLDIAISGQGFFRLQDPSGNDVYSRSGSFKLNQDGTIVNANGYTLQPTITIPQQATNVVITEKGVLSATDNQGNVLTTANIPVYTFINPPGLTALGKNVYQISDASGAAQELIPGDQNAGTLVQGFLEMSNVQMVDEMVGLIVGQRAYEANSKSISTADAMLQTAANLKR, from the coding sequence ATGATGCGTTCACTCTATACGGCAACCACCGGCATGGTGGCCATGCAACTTCAGATAGACACCATGTCCAACAACCTGGCCAACGTGAACACGCTGGGCTTCAAGAAGAGCCGGGCCGAGTTCGAGGACCTGATGTACCAGACACTCAACGTGGCCGGAACCGAGAACGCCGGCGGATCGCGCCTCCCCACCGGCCTTCAGGTGGGCATGGGCGTGCGCCCCACCACGGTGCACAAGTTCTTCCAGCAGGGGGACTTCCAGAACACCGGCAACCAGCTGGACATCGCCATCTCGGGCCAGGGCTTCTTCCGCCTCCAGGACCCGTCCGGCAACGACGTCTACTCCCGGTCCGGTTCCTTCAAGCTCAACCAGGACGGCACCATCGTCAACGCCAACGGCTACACCCTGCAGCCGACCATCACCATCCCCCAGCAGGCCACCAACGTGGTGATCACCGAAAAGGGGGTGCTGAGCGCCACCGACAACCAGGGCAACGTCCTGACCACGGCCAACATCCCTGTCTACACCTTCATAAATCCTCCCGGCCTCACGGCCCTGGGCAAAAACGTCTACCAGATCTCCGACGCCTCGGGCGCGGCCCAGGAGCTCATCCCCGGCGACCAGAACGCCGGAACCCTGGTGCAGGGATTCCTGGAGATGTCCAACGTGCAGATGGTGGACGAAATGGTGGGCTTGATCGTGGGCCAGCGCGCCTACGAGGCCAACTCCAAGAGCATTTCCACCGCGGACGCCATGCTTCAGACCGCGGCCAACCTGAAGCGGTAA
- the flgF gene encoding flagellar basal-body rod protein FlgF, with protein MQQSSISALFGALSNETRLNIIANNLANANTAGYKADKVAFQDVFQRMASDYAPDARNDLKQKNLLPRPLIVAKPRLAEQTVDMTQGSLETTGNTFDLALSGPGFFRVQTPEGQFLTRNGQFYRNAQGQLVTNQGYPVLGESGTINIPDGKVVSVNAGGQILVDNQVVGTLGIVDVANTKELQKVGQSFFTGANGAQPATRPVDGTRTTVNQGFIEKPNVEVVTEMVGMIEAHRSFEAYTKIISSSQDMDKQVTSQVGETR; from the coding sequence ATGCAGCAAAGCTCAATCAGCGCGCTATTCGGGGCACTCAGCAACGAAACGCGTCTCAACATCATCGCCAATAATTTGGCGAACGCCAACACTGCCGGGTACAAGGCCGACAAGGTCGCGTTCCAGGACGTGTTCCAGCGGATGGCCTCCGATTACGCGCCGGACGCCCGCAACGACCTCAAACAGAAGAACCTTCTGCCGCGCCCCCTGATCGTGGCCAAGCCCCGCCTGGCCGAGCAGACCGTGGATATGACGCAGGGCAGTCTCGAGACCACCGGAAACACCTTCGACCTGGCGCTTTCCGGTCCCGGTTTCTTCCGCGTGCAGACGCCCGAGGGCCAGTTTTTGACCCGCAACGGTCAATTTTACCGCAACGCCCAGGGGCAGCTGGTGACCAACCAGGGCTACCCGGTGCTGGGCGAGTCGGGAACCATAAACATTCCCGACGGCAAGGTGGTGTCCGTCAACGCCGGAGGCCAGATCCTGGTGGACAACCAGGTCGTGGGGACCCTCGGCATCGTGGACGTGGCGAACACCAAGGAACTCCAGAAGGTCGGCCAGAGCTTCTTCACCGGGGCCAATGGCGCGCAGCCCGCCACCCGCCCCGTGGACGGCACCAGGACCACGGTCAACCAGGGCTTCATCGAGAAGCCCAACGTGGAGGTGGTCACGGAGATGGTGGGCATGATCGAGGCCCACCGCAGCTTCGAGGCCTACACCAAGATCATTTCCAGTTCCCAGGACATGGACAAGCAAGTCACCAGCCAGGTCGGCGAGACTCGGTAA
- the flgA gene encoding flagellar basal body P-ring formation chaperone FlgA produces MTMSRENLPIRRVGYLLAGFCALLAFLAASSSFGAGVMDWKLKIAPAAAVSGDRVMLGEIAQPVGQIDPETWRILAATPLWPFPGREGQITLSKKKILDDLDKLFPNAEGNFHVPDQVVLKKGGGKPVAGSDVERMIVDFLTTNMTGQDGEIEVKEISLPGQLFVDDELERVTVEGVGNMVPGRVNLRLSISNLDGKVLRQIAANAFVNVWKVIPVASRPLNMREGSLGSDKVTFERRNLAYVKGTPWNASDPTPMRVKGSINQGTPLTSETLEPMPAILKGEQVVCLWNGKSIHLVMPVTAVTDGAKGGQITVRNVQSGRELVAMVQDSKTVLAR; encoded by the coding sequence ATGACCATGTCGCGAGAAAACCTTCCCATACGCCGCGTGGGCTATCTCCTGGCCGGATTCTGCGCCCTGCTGGCCTTTCTGGCCGCAAGTTCGTCCTTCGGGGCCGGCGTCATGGACTGGAAGCTCAAGATCGCCCCGGCCGCGGCCGTTTCCGGCGACCGGGTGATGCTGGGCGAGATCGCCCAGCCCGTGGGCCAGATCGATCCCGAGACCTGGCGCATCCTGGCAGCCACTCCCCTGTGGCCCTTCCCGGGCCGAGAGGGGCAGATCACGCTCTCCAAGAAGAAGATCCTGGACGATCTGGACAAGCTTTTCCCCAACGCCGAGGGCAACTTCCACGTGCCCGACCAGGTGGTGCTCAAGAAGGGCGGCGGAAAACCGGTGGCCGGAAGCGACGTGGAACGGATGATCGTCGATTTTCTGACGACCAACATGACAGGGCAGGACGGCGAGATCGAGGTGAAGGAAATCTCCCTGCCCGGGCAGCTGTTCGTAGACGACGAGCTCGAGCGCGTCACCGTCGAGGGCGTGGGCAACATGGTCCCCGGCCGGGTGAACCTGCGCCTTTCCATCTCCAACCTGGACGGCAAGGTTCTCAGGCAGATCGCGGCCAACGCCTTCGTCAACGTGTGGAAGGTGATCCCGGTGGCCTCGCGTCCCCTGAACATGCGCGAAGGCTCGCTCGGCTCGGACAAGGTGACGTTCGAGCGGCGCAACCTGGCCTACGTGAAGGGCACCCCCTGGAACGCCTCGGACCCCACCCCCATGCGGGTCAAGGGCTCCATTAACCAGGGAACCCCGCTCACCTCCGAGACCCTGGAGCCCATGCCCGCCATCCTCAAGGGCGAGCAGGTGGTCTGCCTGTGGAACGGCAAGAGCATCCATCTGGTCATGCCCGTGACCGCCGTCACCGACGGAGCCAAGGGCGGCCAAATAACGGTACGCAATGTGCAAAGCGGCAGGGAACTGGTCGCCATGGTTCAGGACTCCAAGACCGTCCTGGCCAGGTAG